In Thermovirga lienii DSM 17291, the sequence CCCCCCTATGAATATGCTAGGCCTTTTCATCGTCTCTCCTCCCAACCCTACTAACATAGGAAGAAAAACGTTCTTGGACTTCCTCCAGGATATCTCCTCCAAATTGTTCCATTATGGCCTCCGCAATCACCCAGGACAGCATGGCCTCGGCTACTATCCTCGCGGCTGGAACGGCACACACGTCACTTCTTTCCCTGTGGGCAAAGGAAGCCTCCATCAGGTCCAAGCGAATCGAAGGCAGAGGCCTAGTGAGGGTGGGTATGGGCTTCATAAAGGCCCTTACAAGCACCTCTTCACCGTTGGTCATGCCTCCCTCTATACCTCCGGCGCGGTTGGTCTCTCTTTTGATCCTTCCTTTTTCATCCATAAAAATGCCGTCGTGCACCTGACTGCCAGGAAGGTCTGCTAGTCGGCCCCCCTCTCCCACCTCCACTCCCTTTATGCCAGGAATGGCCATCATAGCTTGGGCTATCCTTCCATCCAACCTGCGGTCCCACTCCACGTAGGAGCCAACCCCAGGCGGAAGTCCTTTGACGGATACCACGAAAGCTCCCCCCAAGCTATCTCCTTCACTCATCGCCTCCCTTATCCTTTCTTTCAGCCTCTCCTCATCGGTTTGAAACACACAACCCAACGGCGAGTTGGAAGCAACATGCCATTCCTCCTCTTCAGAAGGTACTTTCACCGTCACTCCACCTACGCTTGTTACCGCGCTTCTAACTTCTATCCCCAAGCTTTCTATTAAAAGCCTGGCCAAGGTCCCCGCCACGGTCCACGCTGCGGTGGCCCTGGCGCTTGCTCTCTCAAGGACCGGCCGCATGTTTTCATGGCCGTACTTCAACCCTCCTGGAAGATCTGCATGCCCAGGACGAGGACAATAAACGCTCTTTTCCTTCACTGCTTTGGGATCACAACTTTGTGGATCCATGGAGCTTCGCCACTCTTCCCACTCGCTGTTTTCAATGGTCAACCCGCATGGAGCACCAGTGGTTTTACCGTTCCAAATGCCGCCCCAGATGGTAAGATGGTCTTTTTCTATCTTCATCCTGGCGCCTCGGCCATAACCCCGCCGTCTGCGCTCAAGCTCCTTTTCCAACCTTTCTATGGGTACTGAAAGCCCTGCAGGAAGGCCTTCCACTACCGTTATGAGCCCCCTGCCGTGGGATTCTCCGCTGGTGAGAAACCTCAAAATCCCCATCGCCTCCTCCTTTCTGGCCTCAAAGGCCAAGGGCACTGCGCATAGCGCAAACTTCCGGATTTATCCCCGTAAAAAGGCGAAAGGCCCACACTCCCTGCCGCAAGAGCACTTCCTCCCCTGGTACGTGCTTCAAATTCCTCCTCTTCGCCTCTTCTATCAGTTGAGTCGTGCCCCCTGGAAGATAAACTATGTCCAAAACTCCTTTTACATCCCATGAATCCAAAAACCTCTCCAGCAAACCCTTCGGCCACGGCACACTGGACATTCCCAAGGACGTGGCATTGATAAGAAGGCCTCCGGAAGAAACAGGAAGGTCTCCCCAAGGAAGGAATTGGAAGGGCCTTTCGGGGAAAAGTTCGTTCATCTTTTCGACCAAGGTTTTCCCACGATTTTCCATTCTGTTGGTTATCCAAACTCTCTTAAAGCCCCTCTTCCCCAGGGCGTAGGCCGAAGCCTTTGCCGCTCCGCCTGCTCCTAAGAGGAAGGCCTCCTTGTCTTCAGAAATCAAAGAATCAAGTATCTCCTCTATGGCTATGACGTCCGTGTTGTACCCTAAAGCCTTCCCGTCTTTGAACAGGACGGTGTTCACTGCTCCAAGAGCCTTGGCTTCGGAGGTGGCCTCGTCCAGCAAGGTCAAAGCCGTTTCCTTATGGGGTACTGTTATGTTGCAACCTATAGCACCTAGACTCTTCAAGCCCTCCAGGGCGCCCTTCATATCTTCTTTTTTGACCTTAAAAGCCAAGTAGGCCATGTTCAGCCCCATCTTTGAAAACGCTGCGTTATGCATCGTTGGCGAAAGGCTGTGCTCCACTGGGTCCCCCAAAAGGGCCACCAGTTTGGTTTCAGCGTTTATATTCAAGGTCTTTTACCCCCTCTGAAAGCATGGACAGGTGATCGAAAAACTCTGGATAGGATATGCCAACACATTGGGCATCTTTCACTATTATCTCGTCTTGTGCAGCCAGGGCAGCTATGGAGAAGGTCATGGCGATCCTGTGGTCTTTTGAGCTTTCAACGCAACCTCCTCCAAGAGGTGTAGGACCAGTTATAAAAAAGCCGTCCTCCAGCTCCTCCACGTCTGCTCCCAAGGCTCTGAGCCCCTTGGCCATTGAACTTATGCGGTCTGACTCCTTCACCCTCAGCTCCTCTGCATGGGTGATCTTGGTTACCCCGTGGGCCTGGGTAGCTATGAGGGCCAGCAATGGAAGCTCATCTATCATGGTGGGAATTGCGTCTTTTTCCACCTCTATACCCTCAAGTTCCGAGTACCTAACCCTTATGTTGCCCACTGGTTCTCCGCCGGCAGACTCTTTTTCCTCTATCTCTATGGAAGCCCCCATCTTTTTAAGGCATTCCAAAAAACCCGTCCTTGTGGGGTTTATCCCTACGTTTTCCAGCACTATATCTGAGCCCGGAACAATGAGTGCCCCAGTTATCCAAAAGGCAGCGGAGGAGAAATCCCCAGGAACCCTTATAGAACACCCTGGAAGGTCGCTGCATGGATAAACCGTTATTCGATTATCTTCCTGCCTCAGGGGCACTCCAATATGTCGCAAAAGTCTTTCCGAGTGGTCCCTGCTCTTGGCAGGCTCCACTACGGTCACGCTCCCGTGGGCGTTCAAGCCTGCTAGAATCAGGGCGGTCTTCACCTGAGCGCTGGCCATGGGAAGCTCAAAGGTTCCTCCCGAAAGGCAGCCCCCCCTTATGGAAAGAGGAAGGTAAGCTCCGCCCCCAGGCCCATCTATCCTTGCCCCTAAAGTCCTAAGAGGGGATACAACCCGCCCCATGGGCCTTTTTCGCAAGCTCTCATCGCCGGTTATGACAGCAAAGACTCCTGGCGTGCCGGCCAAAAGGCCGCACAAAAGCCTGGCAGTGGTCCCTGAATTGCCAGCATCCAGGGGAGCTTTTATCTCCCCTGGATTCATCCCCCTTCTTACCCTTACCTTGTCTCCAATTCTCTCCACTAGGCACCCTGCAAGCTCAAGACACCTGAGGGTGGAGGCACAATCTGCTCCAGAGGAGAAATTCTCTGCAGTTATGCCCTCAGAGGAAAGGGCTCCGAAGAAGCCCACCCTATGGGATATGGATTTATCCCCTGGGAGGGTCAAACGTCCTTTTAGCCCTCCCTCTGCGGGCCTTATTCTTACGTCATTGCTCATCCCTATCACCCCTTTTGCTTACGCTCATGCCAAGGATCTTCTCCCTGCAGGACTTGGCCTTTTGCGCCATTTTAATGACTTCGTCAGTGCTTGAACCGGCTATTTCGCCCAGCAAAGACTCGGCCCGCAGGAGCAATGGCCTTATCAGATCCTGATTTTGCTCCCACATTTGGGCCACAAGCCAGGACGGTCCGCTGGAAAGCCTTGATGTATCCCTGAAGCCCCCGGAAGCCATAGAAAAAAGCCCCTCTAAATCCTTCATCTGCTCTGCTGCCACAAGGGGTAGCACCATGGAAAGCAACATGGGAAAGTGACTCAGGCACGCCGCTGCCCTGTCGTGAGACAAAGGATCCATCCGGAGGCTTGAGCCTCCCAGAGCCGATGCTAGCTCCTCTGCGATCTCCACGACCTCTTCGGATGTGTGAGCAAAGGGCACCACGGCGCAGAGGGCTCCTTGGAAAAGGTCACAAGAGGCGTTATTTATCCCCCCATTTTCCCTGCCCGCCATGGGATGAAACCCCACGTACCTCTCCCGCCATAGTTCCGATAGTGCCCCTCCCACTCTGCGCTTGGCACTTCCTGTATCCATTACGGCCTTGACGTTCCCGTTGGGGCAAAGGTACGCTTTTCCGCCTACGTCCACTATCTCCCCAGCTGGAACAGCTATCACAAGGACATCCGAAGATGAAACGAGTTCTTCCAACGTACCGTCCCCGTTGTCTATAAAGCCTCTCTCTTTGGCAAACTTCATCACTTCTTCGTCAACGTCCCAACCTGAAACCTTCCTCGCTCCTCCACGAGTCTTCAATGCACAAGCTATGGATCCTCCTATAAGGCCGAGACCTACGATACCTACATGGCAATCCTTAAGCCGCATGGTGCTTTAACCTCCTCGTCCAGGACGCTACACAACCTGTTTACGCTCTCCATCAGATCACCGAACTCCTCCAGAGTAAGGCTTTGGGCTCCATCGGAAAGGGCCTCATGGGGTCTTGGATGGACTTCTATCATGAGTCCATCGGCCCCGGCAGCCATGGCTGCCATGCTCATGGGTTTTATAAGCTCCTTGCGCCCTGTTCCATGGCTCGGATCTACGATGACGGGAAGGTGGCTAATGGATTTGACCAGTGGAACCACACTAAGATCCAGCGTGTTCCTGGTGCTGGTGTCGAAGCTTCTTATGCCTCTTTCACACAAGATAACCTTGTGGTTGCCTCCTGCCAGTATGTATTCTGCCGCCTGAAGCCACTCATCCACGGTGGCCATCATCCCTCTCTTGAGCAATACTGGCTTTCTGGTACGGCCTACTGCCTTGAGAAGGGCAAAGTTCATCATGTTCCTGGCCCCTATCTGAAGTATGTCCACGTGGGGTTCCAGCCACTCCAGGTCCTCAGGAGACATTATCTCTGTGACTATGGGAAGGCCTGTCTTTTCTTTTGCCTCCACCAAAAGATTTATTCCCTCGCTGCCAAGGCCTTGAAAGGAGTAGGGGTTGGTCCTGGGCTTGAAGGCCCCTCCCCTTAGAACATTGGCACCTAATGTCTTGACACCTGATGCGGTCTCCAATATCTGGGATCGGCTCTCCACTGAACAGGGTCCGGCCATTATAAGTCTGTGGCCGCCGCCTACCTTTATGTCCTCGGTTATGTGGAAAACGTTGTCATCAGGGAAGGTCTCTCTGGAAGCCAGCGGATAGGGTTTTTTCGTGGAAGTTACAGTCTTCACGCCTGGAAGGGATAGAACCAGGTTACCCACTTTTTCACAGCCGTTTGAAACGATGTAGGGAGACTCAAAAGACCCTACAACCCTCAAACTGCAACCTCTTCGCTCCAGGAAATCACAAACTCGCGCCACCTCTAAGCTCTTACAACCTCTTGCCATGTGAATAACCAACATTCTCCTCTACCTCCTTTGGCGAATAAAAAAGCCGGAACGGGATGTGGAAATCCCGTTCCGGCTTTGATTTACTTTGATTCTTCTTTAGAGTCCCCTTAGACGGAGCCTGTCACTCCTTCGGGGGCTAAAAGAGCCTCGGACGGATTTCCACGTGGTGACTGGCCACTGGCGTAGTAAAAGCGCCACTGGCCGCTGGTAAAGCCGAAATAATAGGACTGGCTATCAAAGAGGGCAACGTTTCCTAGATTTAGGCTTCTCATATCCGTCTGGCTCTCCTTTCCTTTTGTTTTGCGACTTAACTTCGTATAGATATTGGTAAGTTATTTTAGACATTATTTCCCATTTGTCAATATTGAATCCTCTTTTATTTGTAGATGAGCCTATATTTCGTTCCGTCTACTTTGGTAAAGTGAAAGAGATAATGGAAAAGGCGGGTACCTCTCCTTTATACTGGTGCTGCAACAACAACCAAAACAAAGGAAAAAGGAGGTAACCCGCCATGACTTCATTATACCAGCGACTAAAGGAATCAGGGAATCCCAAAGCCCCTATGGAAGTTATATGCGACTTGATAGAAAAAGGTAAAACAGCCAAAGAAATAGCTAACATCATGGGAATTACTGAAAGATGGGTTAGAACATTGATGAAACGGAAAAAGATGGCCTATCTGCCAAAGAATTATTGCACAAAAAAGGTCCCAGATCCCCTCATCCAAAAAGAACTAAACCTCACATCGAAGCTTTGGTTATTGAAACTCAACAGAAAACCAACATGGGTCCTAGAAGACTTGCAAGAGAGCTGAAAAGAACCCTCAATCTGAATATATCTTCCTACACCATCAGAAACATCTTACGCAGAAACAACGTTAAAACTAAAAAAGTACGTTCTAGAAACGGAAATAAACGCTACTATGCCAACCTAAACCACTGGGAAGCCCTACAATACTTCCAGATCGATTCAAAACATATAGCAGACGCAAAGACTCTCCCACCAAAAGCATATGCTGCCCTGTTTAAATACAGGCTTCCCAAATACCAATTTACCGCTATCGATATCAAAACAAGAATGAGAATCTTATGCTTCTCCGATGAATGCTCTTTCGCAAATGGCTTCTCCTTCATACTTTACATCGCCTTCCTCATGCGGGCTTTGGGCATCAGACATAGAATGTTCTTCCAAACTGACAACGGGAGCGAATTCGGCGGATCTGAAGAAAGCAGAAAAAGAAAAATATTGCAGGAAAAATTCCTAGAACCCTTAGGCGTTACTCTCCTCTCCATACCAAAAGGAGAAAAAGAAGCCCAAGGTTTTGTGGAACGAAGTCATCGCACCGATGATGAGGAATTCTACATACCTGCACTACCTCACATAACATCCCGAAAGGTCTTTATGACTTCTGCCGCAAGCTGGGTAAAATATTACAATCAAAAACGATCTCATGGAGGCAGAGATATGAACGGGAAAACTCCAAAGGAAAAAATATTTGAACTCTCACTAGTCAGTTCTAAAGCCGCTACTTCCATACCCCCTATACTCTTGGACAAAGTAAACACCTTTATACTAAAAATGGTGGGAGCTCAAAACATCTCCTGGGACTCCCACCATCTCCTTCAACTAATTAAACGGAAGCAATTTGTGGCCCCTTACAACCCCCGGGCTAATTTGGGGTTTCTAAAATCTCGCAAAGTAAATAAAATCGATTTAGCTCCCCTCAACAAAAAGGGGCTTTGGGTTAACCCAAAGCCCCTTTTTATCATCAACTATTTTCAACTATACGGAAAACTCTCTGTATGCGTTTCTTGCAGCACCGCAGACTGGGCACTTTTCCGGTGGTTCCTCCTCTGCTGTATGGCCGCAGACTGGACAAATGTAAATCTTATCTGCAGAGTAGTCTTCTCCCTTCTCTGCTAGTTCCTTGGCCTTTTCGTACATCCCCGCGTGAATTTTTTCTGCCTCCCAAGCAAAGCGGGTGCTCCTTTCCGCTCCCTTTTCGTCCTGGAACTGTGCCGTGGTATTGTAAACGGGATACATTTCATCTATCTCAAAGTTTTCACCATCTAGGCACTGCTTTACGTTCTCCGCCATCTCCTTATGGATCTTCCCAAGCTCTCTGTAATGGTTCCTGGCGTGAACAAACTCAGCGTAAGCTATGGCCTTGAAAAGGTTAACTAACTTCTTCAAACCTCTCTGTTCCGCCTCGTCTGCAAAGATGAGATATTTCATGTGCGCCATGCTCTCACCAGCGAATGCATCTTCCAAGAACTTTTTTGTCATCTCCCTCACGATATACACCTCCTATACTTAAGTCTATCCCAGAATCATTTTATCATACGCATTACTAAAGATTCATCACCTCTAATTCACCTGAGGCTTACAGTACCCATATCCTTAGGATATATGAATGTATCCCCTTCATTGAGAACTATAAATCTCCCGCCTGCAAGTAGCCCCTCCTTAAGGGCCTCCTTTAACTCTTCTACAGGTTGGTGAAAACCTTCCGCCGAAAGCTGGAAGGTTCCAAAGTGCATACCTATGCTTACTTTAGCTTTCAGGTCGTTATGTGCTTTAATGGCTTCTTTCGGGTCCATGTGCACCGGCTGCATAAACCACCGGGGCAGATATGAACCAATGGGAAGTAGCGCTACATCCGGAGGGCCTAGGCGTTCTGCAATCTCCAAGTAATGTCTAGAATATCCAGAATCCCCTCCCAAATATAGACTTATTCCATCCTGTTTGATGAAAAAACTACCCCATAGACTTCTTGCCCTATTGAATAAGCTTCGTCCCGATGTGTGCTGAACTGGGGTAAAGGTGATTTGCGTATGGTAATCCAGCTTTACACTTTCCCACCAATCCATTTCTATAACATCATTTATCCCATACGACTTTAACAAGTTCCCATCGCCTAGAGGTGCCAACACAAGGGGGGAAAAACGTCTGCTTAAGGCGCTCAAGGTATCCATGTCCAAATGATCGTAATGATTATGGGTAATAAGGACCACGTCAATCCTTGGAAGGTCGTCCTGCTTCAAGGCAGGTTCTCTCACCCGCCTGGGGCCAGCCCAACTCACTGGGCTGGCCCGTTCAGACCACACCGGATCCACAAGTATATTTAACCCCTGAAGTTGGATTAGAAATGTGGCATGACCTACGAAAGTAAGGGCCGCAGAACCTTTCTTTAACTCCTCCTCTAACCTCGGATTCCCCAGATTGGGTACCCTTTTAGGCCACCTGGCCCTCTCTTCCCTTAACATTCTTAAGATATCCAACAAAGTAGGATCAAATCCTTCTGGAAGGGTGGGATTATAGAATTTTTCCCCATCAAAGTGGTACGAGCTGGCAAAACCTCTGATAGGTCTCTTGTTGCCATCCGAGCACAAAAGGGCCAAACCCAAAACTGCCACAACACAAAGCAAAAGAATCTTCATCTTTCTTAATACACCTAATTTTTTCTCTTTTTCGCGCAGCAAAAAACACCTCAAACAAATAACAAGAGGCAAAGCCTACTCAAGTATAAGTTCGCAAAGCTTGCCCATTTCTTCCTCTGAAACTCCAAAAACCTTGCCGAACCTTTCATCTTTGAAGGTTTCTACAATCACTTTGTGAGGCTCTAGCTTTTTGATAATATTTCTTATTTGTGATATGGATTCTTGATCGACATTAAGGTTCTTTATGAGAGTGACATATACCACAAACTTTCCACTGTACTGAGAGCGAAACGCCATCATATTTGCCCAATATTGCTTTAGCGTATAACCATCTAAGGGTCTTTGAAATTTTTTGAAGTCCTCCTCTTTTGTAGTCTTGATCTCCCCTGCTACTTCGTCGCACATTGCGGCAACTTCTGCAAAATCAGGATAATCCAATAGGTATCCGTTTGTATATAGGCTTACTTCTACGCCCCTGCTTTTAGCCAATTTTATTATTTCTCCTAGCTGGGCATTTAAGAAAGCCTCCCCCTTGGAATTGATAAAAAGCACATCTGGGGGGTTATACTCTAACTCTTTCTCCAAAAATAAAATAAATTCCTTAGTCTCATCGAAAAAATGTGCTTTATCCGTTTTCTTCCCCTTTTGCCTTATCGGACAGAAAACACACTCAAACGTGCAGTGCTTTGAAGGCAATACGTCGATTTCCATGACCCGCTTTCCTTGTTCATCAATAAAATTTTTCTTAACTCCTATGCCCCCCATACCTGCACCCCCAACTTTGTGAGTTTTGAACAGTTCTGTCCTTTGATCGGGCAAATTCAAGACCTGCCTTTGCCTTTCGGCGCTTTACCAAAAGAAATCCTCAAAAATAGCGTCCATCATTTCTCCTTCAATGGCCCCTATCCTTAAGAAATTCTTTCTTTCTTTTGAGTTCATCCTTCAGACGACACACACTGCATGTGTCTTGATAGGAGAGAGCACCGCAAACAGAGCAGTTGCCCAAAAGGGCATCCTCAAACTGGGGCGGAGTCTGCCTATCAAGGAACCCAAACAGAAAATCCCGCTTGGTTCCCGGCATTTGGGATTCAATAAACTGAAGGGCCTCGAGGAGGATGTGACTTGTAGCCCCACGGGCAAAGGGACATTTGTCTCCAAAATACTTGATACCCCTGACCCTACAGTAGATGCGTATCTCCTCCGATTCGAGGCGGAAGAGGGGTTTCATTCGAGCCACCAACCCTGGGCCGGCAGGCAAGAAAGGATATGCCTTTTGTAGGTATGCGTCCCTGTGCCTTAGAGTGTTGCCCAAAAGCCTGCTGGCTTCATCGTCCAGGTTGTGCCCCGTGGCTATCACGGAAAAACCTTCCTGAAGGGCAAGCCTGTTCAAAAATTGCCGCTTCAATGTTCCACACACAGAACACACCTTGCTGCTTTTAAGCTTGGCGATCTCCGGCAGGCTGAAGCCAAAAAGATCCTTCAGTTCATAGATCGAAAGCTCAAGGCCACGGGATTTGGCAAATTCCTCACAAGCCGACCTCGAGGCTTCTGAAAAGTTCGGTATCCCAAGGTCTATGTGAATCCCTTTGGTGGTAAAACCAAGATCTGCAAGAACATCCCACAACGCCAAAGAGTCCTTCCCTCCAGATACAGCCACCATGATGGGCGTATCCAGCCCTATGGGGAATTTTTTCATGGCTCTATTAACGGCTTTATGGAAAAAGACCAGGAAACAATCCTCGCAGAAATTCGCGTGGTGACTAGGAAGGGAGATAATTGCTTTTGCCCTGCATCGGGAACATTTGGCGTTATGAGAAAGACGCCCATAAGAGGCACTTTTCAGCTTCATCTCTATCACCTCGCTTGGCTTCTTCTGCATAAATTACTTTTATGCGATAGCCACAGGAAAGCTTTGTAGTTTTTATAATATGATATCAGCAACGTCTTCGTGAACTACTCCATGCTATAGAGCATGGAGCTTCCTGCTTCAACGAGGTAGCTTACACGAATATGAGGGTTAGACCCCAATATTCGCGCAGAGGCTTCCCTCTCCACAGGCGTAAGTTCGGGCAGCCCCTGCCCTACCACCCTTAAGGCGGGTGAAACCTTTTTTAGCATCACTAAACACGCATTTAAATCTCTGTCCATGAAATTACCACACTCAGGACAGAAAACAGTTCTGTCAGAAAGCCTGAGATCCTCAAAATATGCCCCGCATTTAGAACACACCCTTGAAGTAAGTTCAAAGCGGTCAACCTCAAGGACAGGCAGGAGGCTGGAACACAACCTCTCTTTCAACTTTCCTATCCCCGAGTATTGAACCTCCCTTGAAAATAACCCTTCATGCCACGACTTTACGCTGTCATCCTGAAATATCACAAGGCTGTAGAACTTTAAGAAAGCTATAATTTTGTTTATCGCATCCTTCCTTCTGTTGTTTATTCTCTCATATTCCCTTGCAAGCTTTTGCCTTGTTTTTTCTCTGTTTTTTGAGCCTTTCTCCTTTTTTACAAGTTCTTTCTGAAGTCTTTTTAGCCTCTTGCTTTCCGGAATTTCAAAGTCAATCTTCAGTCCGTTGGATAGTGTTAGCTTGTCTTTCACTCCAAAATCTATAGCTATCGGTTTGTCTATTGATTTTCTGTTTTCCTTTGGCAGATAGCAGGTGATGTGAACGTAATAGCCTGAAGGCTTGCGAACGAGCAAGGCTTTTGTCAATTCCGCATTCTCAGGTGTTTGATTTAATCCTCTCACTTTGAATGAACCAAGCTTTTGAAGATGCACTCTCTTTTTTTCAAAGTCAATTTTGTGAGACACTCCATATTGCTTGAAGGGTATGGAATTTACTCTCTTCTTTGGCTTTAGTCTTCCTACTTTCATGCCGTTTTCTTTCAGTCGTGACAAAGCTTTTATGCTATCCTTAATCCTATCCGCTATCTCCTGGCGCACCTGAGAACCAAGAATTGTAAGTTCTCTTTCTTCAAAGTCTTCTCCTACCTTTACGTGAACTTTTTTGACCTTGTTTCCGTCTATGGAGAAAACGTCTTCTTGATGAATAGTCCAGTTATAGAGCCATTTGGCTTCAAGGAAGGCTCTTTCTAAAAGTTTTCTCTTGTCCCTGGAGAGCTTTTCAAGTTTGAGAACGTAAGTCCTTGCAACCTGCCTTTGTCTTATATCTTTCGTTCTACTCAGGCTTTCTCTTATCTTTTCTGATTTAGTCATCTGTAGCTCCATAAGAATAATGTACCACAATCAGCCATTCATCTCCACCCTGTAGAGGGTGGAGCCTTCTGGCTTATAATTGAGTAAGTTTTAGATATTTCGCAAAAGCGGTCCTCCAACTCTATAAACGCCTCCACGATCACAGGATCGAAGTGCTCACCGCTTTGTCTTATTATCTCTCTCATCGCGTCTTCGTGGGACCATGGTTCTTTATAGGGTCTTTTACTTCTCAATGCGTCGTACACGTCTGCCAATGCGACTATCCTAGCGGCCAGAGGAATGTCTTGTCCTGACAGTCCGTAAGGATATCCTTTGCCATTCCATTTCTCATGATGATACAGGGCTATGTCCCTTGCAAGGGCAAGATAGCTATCCACGCCAAATTTATCTCTAAACTCCTTGTTCGCTGCCTCAATAACCTCACCGGCAATTATGGTGTGTTTTTGCATGGCCCGATATTCTTCAGGCGTTAGCTTACCAGGCTTTGTCAGTATTTCGTAAGGAACAGCCGTTTTACCTATATCGTGCAGTGAAGTTGGGTAAATCGCATCTGAAGAATTTTATTTATGTCTATTTTGCCTCCCAGGAACCACTGAGCTCCACGTATTCGCTACCTCCAGACCAAGAACCAGCCAGGCTCCCTTTATTTATGATTCCTTCAAGTTTACCAAATATGGGCTCACACACATCGTGTAGTTTCCCTTCATAGCGCATGCTGCCTGTTGCCATGCCGGACCACTTGGCATATATCCCGCCGGTTTCAGGGTTATAAGATCCGGATATGCTTCCAGTTATTGAGACATTTTGGTTGGAATCTTTATAATTTCCGCTCAATGCACCATTCACTGAACTACCCCTGATGGATATGGAAATTTTTCCCGAGATTCCATTCCCCGCAAAACCTCCTCTATAGCTGCCATCAGCCGAAATTTCTTTTTTCCTGTGTATTGAAGCAAGTTCTTGGCCTCCCAGAAGTTTGCCATTACCCTTAAAGGAGAGCCCCACTCCTTTGACATCTCCCATGGCTAAAACCACAAAACTTATGCTCTGCTCTGGCGCAATGATGCTGAATGAAGGACTAGATCCCCAACCCACTCCACCTTCCAAATAACTGCCTATAGGTTCTACCTCGCAGGCAAACCCCTCGATCGTTTTGCCGCTTATGTTATTCACCGTAACGGTAAACGCTGTTTGGTCTTCTCCCGCGCTGGAAGAGACACTCCAAGAGATTAACTCCGTAGGTTTGGGCTTTTCAGGTTTGGGCTTGTCATCTTGCTCATCCACCGGAACTACCAGGGTGTCACCTGGCTTGGGAAGAGATGGAGATTGCTCCGGTTTGGGCTTTTCGTCCAATTCGTCTTGTTCTTTTTCTTTGTCTAGGGCCGCCATTTCTTTGACCAACTCGGCCTCAACGGCTTCCTCCTCTTGTTTTTCTTTAGCCGCCTCTTTTGCTTTTGCTTTTAACTCTTCCACTCTGGCCAACTCTTCTTCTCTGGCCATCTCTGCTGAAACCTGGGCCTCTGATTCTATTTCCCTTTTCAGGTTTTCATAAGTTCGCTCTTTGCCCTCCAGCCCATACTGGTTGCATAACCTTTCAAAAGACCCTTTCGCAAGGATCATGTCTATGGCCACCTTCTCGGCTTCCGCTCTGTCTTTGGCATATCCTCTCTCTATTAAATAAGTTTCAAGATATCTATACTCTGCGGCCATGGTGGCCTGAAAAAACTCATCCCTTAAGGCTTCCTCCCTGGTTTTGGGCCAATTCTCCACGGGCCCCACAACCTCAAGCATGGTGG encodes:
- a CDS encoding Prephenate dehydrogenase (PFAM: Prephenate dehydrogenase~COGs: COG0287 Prephenate dehydrogenase~InterPro IPR003099~KEGG: tai:Taci_1638 prephenate dehydrogenase~PFAM: Prephenate dehydrogenase~SPTR: Prephenate dehydrogenase), whose product is MRLKDCHVGIVGLGLIGGSIACALKTRGGARKVSGWDVDEEVMKFAKERGFIDNGDGTLEELVSSSDVLVIAVPAGEIVDVGGKAYLCPNGNVKAVMDTGSAKRRVGGALSELWRERYVGFHPMAGRENGGINNASCDLFQGALCAVVPFAHTSEEVVEIAEELASALGGSSLRMDPLSHDRAAACLSHFPMLLSMVLPLVAAEQMKDLEGLFSMASGGFRDTSRLSSGPSWLVAQMWEQNQDLIRPLLLRAESLLGEIAGSSTDEVIKMAQKAKSCREKILGMSVSKRGDRDEQ
- a CDS encoding 3-deoxy-D-arabinoheptulosonate-7-phosphate synthase (PFAM: DAHP synthetase I family~TIGRFAM: phospho-2-dehydro-3-deoxyheptonate aldolase~COGs: COG2876 3-deoxy-D-arabino-heptulosonate 7-phosphate (DAHP) synthase~InterPro IPR006218: IPR006268~KEGG: tai:Taci_1639 phospho-2-dehydro-3-deoxyheptonate aldolase~PFAM: DAHP synthetase I/KDSA~PRIAM: 3-deoxy-7-phosphoheptulonate synthase~SPTR: Phospho-2-dehydro-3-deoxyheptonate aldolase;~TIGRFAM: phospho-2-dehydro-3-deoxyheptonate aldolase), whose product is MLVIHMARGCKSLEVARVCDFLERRGCSLRVVGSFESPYIVSNGCEKVGNLVLSLPGVKTVTSTKKPYPLASRETFPDDNVFHITEDIKVGGGHRLIMAGPCSVESRSQILETASGVKTLGANVLRGGAFKPRTNPYSFQGLGSEGINLLVEAKEKTGLPIVTEIMSPEDLEWLEPHVDILQIGARNMMNFALLKAVGRTRKPVLLKRGMMATVDEWLQAAEYILAGGNHKVILCERGIRSFDTSTRNTLDLSVVPLVKSISHLPVIVDPSHGTGRKELIKPMSMAAMAAGADGLMIEVHPRPHEALSDGAQSLTLEEFGDLMESVNRLCSVLDEEVKAPCGLRIAM
- a CDS encoding hypothetical protein (PFAM: Metallo-beta-lactamase superfamily~COGs: COG2220 Zn-dependent hydrolase of the beta-lactamase fold~KEGG: pcu:pc0826 hypothetical protein~SPTR: Putative uncharacterized protein); this encodes MLREKEKKLGVLRKMKILLLCVVAVLGLALLCSDGNKRPIRGFASSYHFDGEKFYNPTLPEGFDPTLLDILRMLREERARWPKRVPNLGNPRLEEELKKGSAALTFVGHATFLIQLQGLNILVDPVWSERASPVSWAGPRRVREPALKQDDLPRIDVVLITHNHYDHLDMDTLSALSRRFSPLVLAPLGDGNLLKSYGINDVIEMDWWESVKLDYHTQITFTPVQHTSGRSLFNRARSLWGSFFIKQDGISLYLGGDSGYSRHYLEIAERLGPPDVALLPIGSYLPRWFMQPVHMDPKEAIKAHNDLKAKVSIGMHFGTFQLSAEGFHQPVEELKEALKEGLLAGGRFIVLNEGDTFIYPKDMGTVSLR
- a CDS encoding Rubrerythrin (PFAM: Rubrerythrin~COGs: COG1592 Rubrerythrin~InterPro IPR003251: IPR004039: IPR009040~KEGG: tnp:Tnap_0453 rubrerythrin~PFAM: Rubrerythrin; Rubredoxin-type Fe(Cys)4 protein~SPTR: Rubrerythrin) yields the protein MREMTKKFLEDAFAGESMAHMKYLIFADEAEQRGLKKLVNLFKAIAYAEFVHARNHYRELGKIHKEMAENVKQCLDGENFEIDEMYPVYNTTAQFQDEKGAERSTRFAWEAEKIHAGMYEKAKELAEKGEDYSADKIYICPVCGHTAEEEPPEKCPVCGAARNAYREFSV